The Flavivirga eckloniae genomic interval TTTTGAAAAAAAAGAAAGCGAATTTGGTCTTATTTATGGACATAGTGGTTCTGACGGAACACTGGCACTAATCATCCCTAAATATGATTTAATTATTTGTTTCTTCACACAGACAAGAAATAACAAGGCCTTGAAATTGTTCTATCAAACAATCATACAAAAAATGAAAAAAATCAAAAAACTATAGGTACATGGTAAGATATAGCTGATAAGTTCTAAATCGAAAAATGATTGTTTTTTCAATTGTTTTCAGAATTAATCATTAGTATCATTAATCCTTCTTTCTAAGGTCGAGTTTGTGAAAAAAACCTACCATTAAAGTGTGATCATTTTCAATACGATTGTCATTTATTATAATATATTGATTCATATATCCTAAACTTGTAGTGAGAGCTTTGTTAATGGGAATATCAAAAGCTCCATAAACTCTATTTTGTCTAAAATGATTCCCATTTGCATATTTATCGATATCTAAAAACACTTGATTAAAAAACGAAACACCTAGTTTTGTTTCTCCTTCTTTAGAACGTATAATTGGCATTTTTGCACCAAATATTAGCCGCAATCGGTGTCTTGTTCTATTTTCCATAATTCGGTGCTCCAGCAACATCCCATAGCTTACAGAAACCGTTTTGATCTTACTTTTTATACTAAACTGTTCATAAATTCTATGTTCTGTTCTTTTTTCGGGTACAGGATGGGCGCCATAAGGAAACAATACGACCCACTCATACCCTGCTCCAAAGCTTATATTTTTTAAATAGTCATAACTGGCACCAAGTCTTAATTTTGATTGTTGCCACTTTTTAATAAAATCATGTCTGCTCCAAGAGTATAATGTTTGTATATTAAATTTTTCGGTCAATCGATATTTTCCGGAATAATACCACCATGAATTAAACTGGTCTGCCTTTTGGGCTTTAGCGACAAGACATGTAAAAACGAAAAGAGTCATTATAATTAACTTTTTCATTTTTATTGCGATATTCTCTTTCCTACAAAACGAATTACACTTCCAGTTCCTTTGTGAAACTCCCCTTCATTTAAGATTATTTCCTTTTCCTCTAATACTTGTATTTCCAAATCTTTAAAATCTGCTCGTATTTGTTCTAAAGAAAATAGCATGTCTATATCTCCAGGACCACCAACTTTGGGATTTACTTCTTTGTATGCTAAATGTTTTTTACTGTAAGCCTCAAAAATTATCATTCCATTCTCCTTAAGAAGTTGGGTTAATTTCTGATGGATAGGTGAAATCTTCCATGATGAAAAATGTGCATAGATTAAGGCTATAGCATCAAAAGGCTTATTAAGCAACTCAACATTTTGTATATCTTCTACAACATAATCAATATTTACATGTTGTTCTGATGCTAGTTGCAATGCTTTTCGATGCCCTTCTTTACTTAAATCTACAGCTGTTACTTCCCATCCTAATTTTGCAGCAAACACTCCATTACGGCCTTCGCCATCTGCTGGTAATAAAATAGCTCCTGGTTTTAGCTTTTGTAATTGCTCTTTAAAGAACATGTTTGGTTCTTTGCCATAAGCATAATTAGAATCTTGATATCTTTCATTCCAAAATTCCTTGTATTTTAATTCACTTTGTTTTTCCATAATAGTATTCGATTTATATGGCGTAAAAATATTGTCTTAATGAAGTTCTGTACTAGGACAAAACTGAAGTAGTATTGGACAAATACTAAATTTTCAGAAGACTATATTGTCTTTTTCCGTGTAGTCGATGAGATAATTACAGCTATGGTTATCAAAATTCCAGCAATGATAAATGTTAT includes:
- a CDS encoding DUF2490 domain-containing protein, whose product is MKKLIIMTLFVFTCLVAKAQKADQFNSWWYYSGKYRLTEKFNIQTLYSWSRHDFIKKWQQSKLRLGASYDYLKNISFGAGYEWVVLFPYGAHPVPEKRTEHRIYEQFSIKSKIKTVSVSYGMLLEHRIMENRTRHRLRLIFGAKMPIIRSKEGETKLGVSFFNQVFLDIDKYANGNHFRQNRVYGAFDIPINKALTTSLGYMNQYIIINDNRIENDHTLMVGFFHKLDLRKKD
- a CDS encoding class I SAM-dependent methyltransferase, translated to MEKQSELKYKEFWNERYQDSNYAYGKEPNMFFKEQLQKLKPGAILLPADGEGRNGVFAAKLGWEVTAVDLSKEGHRKALQLASEQHVNIDYVVEDIQNVELLNKPFDAIALIYAHFSSWKISPIHQKLTQLLKENGMIIFEAYSKKHLAYKEVNPKVGGPGDIDMLFSLEQIRADFKDLEIQVLEEKEIILNEGEFHKGTGSVIRFVGKRISQ